Proteins encoded by one window of Primulina huaijiensis isolate GDHJ02 chromosome 1, ASM1229523v2, whole genome shotgun sequence:
- the LOC140981288 gene encoding fructose-bisphosphate aldolase 5, cytosolic, translating into MSAFVGKYADELIKNAKYIATPGKGILAADESTGTIGKRLSSINVENIESNRQALRELLFTAPSALQYLSGVILFEETLYQKTSDGKPFVDVLQENGVLPGIKVDKGTVDLAGTNGETTTQGFDSLGIRCQAFYKAGARFAKWRAVLKIGVTEPSELSIQQNAQGLARYAIICQENGLVPIVEPEVLTDGSHDIQKCAAVTETVFAAVYKALNEQHVLLEGTLLKPNMVTPGSDSPKVTPEVIADYTVTALRRTVPPAVPGIVFLSGGQSEEEATLNLNAMNKLDVLKPWTLSFSFGRALQQSTLKIWSGKKENVEKAQAAFLERCKANSEATLGKYGGGSGDSLASESLYEKGYKY; encoded by the exons ATGTCTGCCTTTGTAGGAAAGTACGCTG ATGAACTGATCAAGAATGCCAAGTACATAGCCACACCAGGCAAGGGCATATTAGCCGCCGACGAGAGCACCGGAACCATCGGAAAACGCCTTTCCAGCATAAACGTGGAGAATATTGAATCCAACCGCCAAGCCCTCCGTGAGCTACTCTTCACCGCCCCTTCCGCTCTTCAATACCTCTCCGGTGTCATCCTCTTCGAGGAGACCCTCTACCAGAAAACCTCCGACGGCAAGCCCTTCGTAGATGTCCTCCAAGAAAACGGTGTACTTCCAGGAATCAAGGTCGACAAGGGTACCGTAGATCTCGCTGGGACCAATGGAGAGACCACCACTCAGGGGTTCGACTCGCTTGGCATTCGATGCCAAGCATTCTACAAGGCCGGAGCCCGGTTCGCCAAGTGGCGGGCGGTTCTCAAGATTGGTGTCACTGAGCCGTCTGAGTTGAGTATTCAGCAGAATGCGCAGGGGTTGGCTCGTTATGCGATAATCTGTCAGGAAAACGGGCTGGTGCCGATTGTGGAGCCGGAGGTGCTGACAGATGGGAGCCATGATATTCAGAAATGCGCTGCGGTGACTGAAACTGTGTTTGCGGCGGTTTACAAGGCGCTGAATGAGCAGCATGTGCTGTTGGAAGGGACCCTTCTGAAGCCTAACATGGTTACTCCTGGCTCCGATAGCCCCAAG GTGACTCCGGAGGTGATTGCTGATTACACAGTGACAGCTCTCCGTCGAACCGTGCCCCCAGCGGTGCCAGGGATCGTGTTCTTATCTGGTGGGCAGAGTGAGGAAGAGGCGACATTGAACTTGAACGCCATGAACAAGTTAGATGTACTCAAGCCATGGACACTGTCATTCTCATTCGGGCGAGCTCTGCAGCAGAGCACGCTGAAGATATGGTCCGGGAAGAAGGAGAATGTGGAGAAAGCACAGGCAGCATTCTTGGAGAGGTGCAAAGCCAATTCCGAGGCCACGCTGGGGAAATACGGCGGGGGAAGCGGCGACAGTTTGGCTTCCGAGAGCTTGTACGAAAAGGGTTACAAGTATTGA
- the LOC140989930 gene encoding histone H4 — protein sequence MSGRGKGGKGLGKGGAKRHRKVLRDNIQGITKPAIRRLARRGGVKRISGLIYEETRGVLKIFLENVIRDAVTYTEHARRKTVTAMDVVYALKRQGRTLYGFGG from the coding sequence ATGTCTGGGCGAGGAAAAGGTGGCAAGGGTTTGGGAAAAGGAGGAGCAAAGAGGCACCGCAAGGTGCTGAGGGACAATATTCAGGGCATCACCAAGCCGGCGATTCGGCGTCTTGCTCGCCGAGGCGGAGTTAAGCGCATTAGCGGCCTCATCTACGAGGAGACCCGTGGTGTTCTAAAGATCTTCCTCGAGAACGTCATCCGTGACGCTGTTACTTACACGGAGCATGCTCGGCGGAAGACGGTGACGGCCATGGATGTCGTGTATGCTCTCAAGAGGCAAGGCCGCACCCTTTATGGATTTGGGGGTTAG